The sequence below is a genomic window from Verrucomicrobiia bacterium.
GCGGGCCGAGGACCTTGCCGAGCTTGCGCACTTCGCCCATGGCCTCGGGAGTGGCAACGGCGACATCGAAATCCGCCCAGCCCTCCTGGCACTTCTTAATCATATCGTCGAAGCCCACGTACTCGGCTCCGGCCGCTTTGGCAGCCTCGGCTCCGGGACCGCTTTTGGCAAAAACAAGCACACGCACCGTTTTGCCGCTGCCATGGGGGAGCGGCACGGTGCCGCGCACCATCTGGTCCGACTGTTTCGGGTCCACACCAAGCCGAAAGGCCAGGTCAATCGTTTCGTTGAACTTTGCTTTCGGAAACTTGCTCAGGACCTCGACGGCTGATTTGAGCGGGTAGGCCTTTTTGCCTTCCACCAACTCGCTTGCTTTTCGATATCGTTTACTTGGCATGTTTTGATTTGCGGTGCAAATGAGCCTGAACTGTCAGACTCTCCCGCGTACTTGTTGTTTATTAACCGCCCTCCACGCCGGCAACGCCGCTGCGAGGATTGGCAAATTTCAATTTAACCGACTACTTCGATCCCCATGCTGCGAGCGGTGCCGGAGACCACGCGGAAGCCCGCCTCCTCGGAAGTAGCATTTAAATCCTTCATTTTGAGCTTCACTATATCGAGCACCTGCTTGCGAGTCACTTTGCCAACCTTTTCCTTGTTCGGCTCCTTGGAGCCGGCGGTGATGCCCGCGGCTTTCTTGAGCAGCACGGAGGCCGGAGGCGATTTGGTGATAAAAGTAAAAGACTTATCCTGATAAACCGTGATGACCACGGGAATGACCATGCCGGGCTGGTCTTTCGTCTTGGCGTTGAACTCCTTGCAAAAGGCCATGATATTGACGCCCTGCTGGCCGAGGGCCGGCCCGACCGGGGGCGCCGGATTGGCTTGTCCTGCAGGAATTTGCAGTTTGATACTACCAGTAATCTTTTTTGCCATAAATCTCTCATCGACCGTCGGAGTCATATCGCTCCAACGCTCGTTTGTCTCTTAGCCCTTCTCCACTTGCCAGTACTCGAGTTCGACAGGGGTGTTGCGGCCAAAAATGTTGACGGTCACTTTCAGTTTGCCCCGTTCGGGTTCGACTTCCTCGATGACCCCGCTAAAGTTGAGGAATGGGCCGTTGTTAATCTTGACGGTCTCGCCCACATCGAAGCTGATCTTTGGTTTCTCGTGCTCTTCAGAGGCAGAAATCTGGCTCTTGATGGACTCGACCTCTTCGGCTGGGGTCGGCGTGGGGGGTTCGCCGCCTACGAACCCGATGACACCCTGGGTTTCTTTAATGAAGTACCAGGGCTTTTCAATAATCCGGTTGTTCTCATCCAGCAGCACCATATCGACAAACACATACCCAGGCCAAAGCTTGCGCGTCGAGACGGTCTTTTTTTGGTTGCGCACCTCGACGACCTTTTCCATGGGAACGAGGACTTCTTTAATGAAATCACCCATTTCCTCGGGTTTAATGCGCTTTTCGATACTCTCTTTGACCTTCTGCTCCTGGCCGGAAAGAGTATGGATGACAAACCACTGGCTTCGCATGGATTGAATGAGCAACAGGAGTTCAGGTTATCCAGCGGATGACCATCGAGAACACGAAATCCACCAACATGGTGAACCCGCCCAGGATAGCTATGGAAATGAATATCACGACGGTCGAGCCCTTCAATTCCGTCCAACTAGGCCAGGAGCATTTGCGCAGCTCCTCGCGTGTTTGCTGCACGTAATCGGCAAGGCGCTTGAGATGGCCCGCCCACCAAAGCCAGCCGAAAGTGCCGGCAATGAGGACTGCCCAAACGATGATCCAGATTGTACTATTCTGCATGTTGTTGCCATATTAGCCCGCCGGGTGCGGGGTTGTTCCCCGCCATTCGCGGTCCATCATTAAATCCATCATCCGACACTCAAAAGTCAGTTTCATTCATTCACAAATCCTGGCGGAGAGGGAGGGATTCGAACCCCCGTCGGCGGTAAAGCCGAAGCGGTTTTCAAGACCGCCGCAATAGACCACTCTGCCACCTCTCCGGCAGCTCGGCAGAGGCAGGACTGTGTCCCACTCGGTTGGCAGGGCGGGAGGGACTCGAACCCCCAACCGACGGTTTTGGAGACCGCTACTCTACCAATTGAGCTACCGCCCTACCCAAGCGCATCAGGCGATGACTTCGGTCACCCGCCCGGCGCCGATGGTCCGACCACCCTCGCGGATGGCGAAGCGCTGGCCTCTTTCCATGGCCACAGGCGCTATCACATTGACCTCAACCGAGACATTGTCACCGGGCATCACCATCTCGACGCCTTGCGGCAGGGTTACCGTCCCGGTCACGTCCGTGGTCCGGAAGTAGAATTGGGGACGGTAGTTCGTAAAAAACGGCGTGTGCCGTCCGCCTTCTTCCTTGGAGAGGACATAGACTTCCGCTTTGAAGTGGGTGTGAGGTGTAATGGAGCCGGGCTTGGCCAACACCATGCCGCGCTCGACTTCATCCTTCTTGGTCCCGCGCAGCAGCACGCCCACGTTGTCGCCGGCGTTGGCGGAATCCAGCAGCTTGCGGAACATCTCGATGTCGGTGGCGACCGTCTGGCGCGTGTCACGCAACCCTACGATCTCGACGTTATCCATCCGCTTGAGCTGGCCGCGTTCGACACGGCCCGTGACAACCGTCCCGCGGCCTTCAATGTTGAACACGTCTTCAATGCACATCAAAAACGGTTTATCGACTTCGCGCGTCGGCAGCGGGATATGCGCATCGATGGCTTCCATCAATTGCTGGATGGCCTTCTCGCCCTCCGGTTCTCCGGCCAGGGCCTTCTTGGAACTGCCGCGGATGACCGGGGTTTTGTCGCCCGGGAATTCATATTTATTGAGCAGGTCGCGCACTTCCATCTCAACTAGGTCCAACAGCTCCGAGTCGTCCACCAGGTCCACTTTATTGAGGAATACGACTATGGCGGGGACACCGACCTGGCGGGCCAGCAACACGTGCTCCTTGGTCTGGGGCATGGGGCCCTCGGAGGCATCGACCACCAGGATGGCACCGTCCATCTGGGCGGCGCCGGTAATCATGTTTTTGATGAAGTCCGCGTGGCCGGGGCAATCGATATGGGCATAGTGGCGCTTATCGCTTTGATATTCTACGTGGGAAACGGCGATAGTGACCGTCTTGGTTTCATCCCGCACGGTGCCGCCTTTGGTGATATCCGCGTAGGAGATCGGTGTTGCCAGGCCCTTGCGCGACTGAGTGTGAACGATGGCGGCCGTTAGCGTGGACTTGCCATGGTCAATGTGCCCGATGGTCCCGACATTGACGTGCGGCTTGGTTCGTTGAAATTGCTCTTTAGCCATTTGCTCTCCTGCTGTTGTATTGTCTGTTTTCTGTAATTGTAATTCTGGAGCCCATGATCAGGATTGAACTGATGACCTCGTCCTTACCAAGGACGCGCTCTACCAGCTGAGCTACATGGGCATCTGCCGCTCCGTACCGGACGGGGCGGGCCAAATTGTATCGATCCTGATAAACCTATAAACGACAAAAACCCATTACCCCTGCTTGTCTTTCCTAAAAAAGCTCAGGGGCTAATGACTTTCGACTTTTTACGGCCCGATTGCACCGCCAAAATAGGTGAAGCTGGGGATGGTGTCAATGGTTTTGGAAACTTTTTTCTCAAAACAGAGGAAAAGGGGGGTGCGCTCGTCCCCGGGCGCAGTATCACCCAAGGGCACACAAGCAAATGCGATATTAAGAGGTTGGCATGACTGCCGCTTTGTCGATTCCAGGTTTAATAAACCTGTAGTGAATATGCCAAAATCTGCGGTCCTCCGCACGGGCCACCCGGGTGAGAGCGCGTGCTGCTTGCACACATGCACAGGACATTCTGTCCCATTTTAATTCATTCATGAAACTCACATACCTAATGTTCAACAGGCTCCAGTTTCTCGGTTTGATGCTCTTTGGCGCGGTCACGCTGGCTTCAGCGGCCTCGAGCCCAGAGGATACGACGTGTTCCTCCGAAGGCGCGCGCCTGGGTCTGCTCAAGCAAACGACGCTCTTGCTCGGCCAGAAAGTTCTCGACCGCAAGGAAAAGAACATCGGCAGAATCGAAGATGTGGTTCTCGACCTGGCCAATGGCCAGGCGGTAGCCACGCTGGTGGCGCCCGGCTCAAAGACCCACATCCTCCTCCCTTCCCCGCTGTATTCCTATGTTTCCACAGGGAAAATCCTTCTTCGAGTAGATCGAAAGGCCTGCCAGAGCGCTCCAAGCCTGCCGGCCAGTTCTCAAGTTGCCTGGCCTGCCGAGGTGCTGTCGCCGGCATTCGCTCATTTTGATCAGCAACCGCCCACCGCGCCCGCGCGCCTGATGTCGGCAAAGAGTTTGCTGGGCGCCAATATCATGGGACGAGGAAGCGAGCGGCTTGGCACGATCAAAGACATTATGGTGGACCTGCCAGTCAGCCGCTTGGTTTATATTGTCGTCTGTCCCGCAGGCAACCAGAACCCGGCTGATCTTCTGTACCTGCTTCCCCCATCGATACTCCAAACCGACGGGGAAACGCTCCGGCTCGACAGCGATACCGCGCCGTTCATCGCGGGGCCGCATTTTGGGAGCCAGTTTTGGTCTGATCTGGCTTTTCCCGACCTCGCGGCAGCCGTGGACAAGTATTATGGCCTTGGCGCAGCCGGCATGGCCACCCCGGCCACAACCGCAGCGTCTGTCGAAAGACCAAATGGTTCTGCTCCTCCCGGCTCGCCACGTTCTGATCACGAGATGACCCAGGCAATCCTGGGAGAGATTGTAAATCAAACTCATGGATTCACCAAACTGGCCATTGTGGTAACAGCGAACCGGGGGCGGGTGACCTTGCGCGGGACCGTGAAGAACGAGCGACAGAAAAGAGAGATTGTTGCGGCTGCAGAACGGGTGGCCGGCCCAGGGAATGTGGATGACCAACTCGAAACAGGCGCCCGTAAGAGAGGCTAAGCCTTGCTTAATTGGCCGGCTTATGACCGAACGAGTTTTCCGCAAACGCGTCCTTTTAGTCGAGGATGACCCCGGCGCGCGGGAATCGATCAAACTGCTGCTGAGAATCGACCGGCATCTCGTGGTCGAGGCAGCCAACGGCCACGATGCGCTGGAGCTCCTTCTGACCCAGCGTTTTGATCTCGTCATTCTGGATTATTTTATGCCGGAGATGCGCGGCAATGAACTGGCCTTGAGCATCCGTCAAATCGCGCCCTCACTGCCCCTGATGATGGTCAGCGCGTATCTCGAAAAGCTCAGCGCCGGCGATATGCCGGTCGATGCCGTGCTGGGCAAACCCTTTGCCATCGCAGATTTGCGCCAGGCGATTGCCCGGTTGATTTGTTGACCATGGAGCGGAACGGAAGAACCAGCGTGCTCCCCACATCCGAATAAAAGAAAAGCAGCTATCTTCCAATCGCCGGCGCGGGCCCGGAACTGGTCCGGACGCCTGATGCGGAGGCGGCATGGAGTCCAAAGGCATCCTTCACTTCCGGCTGCGAGAGTACAATGAGCG
It includes:
- the tuf gene encoding elongation factor Tu, with translation MAKEQFQRTKPHVNVGTIGHIDHGKSTLTAAIVHTQSRKGLATPISYADITKGGTVRDETKTVTIAVSHVEYQSDKRHYAHIDCPGHADFIKNMITGAAQMDGAILVVDASEGPMPQTKEHVLLARQVGVPAIVVFLNKVDLVDDSELLDLVEMEVRDLLNKYEFPGDKTPVIRGSSKKALAGEPEGEKAIQQLMEAIDAHIPLPTREVDKPFLMCIEDVFNIEGRGTVVTGRVERGQLKRMDNVEIVGLRDTRQTVATDIEMFRKLLDSANAGDNVGVLLRGTKKDEVERGMVLAKPGSITPHTHFKAEVYVLSKEEGGRHTPFFTNYRPQFYFRTTDVTGTVTLPQGVEMVMPGDNVSVEVNVIAPVAMERGQRFAIREGGRTIGAGRVTEVIA
- the nusG gene encoding transcription termination/antitermination protein NusG, which codes for MRSQWFVIHTLSGQEQKVKESIEKRIKPEEMGDFIKEVLVPMEKVVEVRNQKKTVSTRKLWPGYVFVDMVLLDENNRIIEKPWYFIKETQGVIGFVGGEPPTPTPAEEVESIKSQISASEEHEKPKISFDVGETVKINNGPFLNFSGVIEEVEPERGKLKVTVNIFGRNTPVELEYWQVEKG
- a CDS encoding PRC-barrel domain-containing protein; this encodes MKLTYLMFNRLQFLGLMLFGAVTLASAASSPEDTTCSSEGARLGLLKQTTLLLGQKVLDRKEKNIGRIEDVVLDLANGQAVATLVAPGSKTHILLPSPLYSYVSTGKILLRVDRKACQSAPSLPASSQVAWPAEVLSPAFAHFDQQPPTAPARLMSAKSLLGANIMGRGSERLGTIKDIMVDLPVSRLVYIVVCPAGNQNPADLLYLLPPSILQTDGETLRLDSDTAPFIAGPHFGSQFWSDLAFPDLAAAVDKYYGLGAAGMATPATTAASVERPNGSAPPGSPRSDHEMTQAILGEIVNQTHGFTKLAIVVTANRGRVTLRGTVKNERQKREIVAAAERVAGPGNVDDQLETGARKRG
- the secE gene encoding preprotein translocase subunit SecE, which translates into the protein MQNSTIWIIVWAVLIAGTFGWLWWAGHLKRLADYVQQTREELRKCSWPSWTELKGSTVVIFISIAILGGFTMLVDFVFSMVIRWIT
- a CDS encoding response regulator: MTERVFRKRVLLVEDDPGARESIKLLLRIDRHLVVEAANGHDALELLLTQRFDLVILDYFMPEMRGNELALSIRQIAPSLPLMMVSAYLEKLSAGDMPVDAVLGKPFAIADLRQAIARLIC
- the rplA gene encoding 50S ribosomal protein L1; this translates as MPSKRYRKASELVEGKKAYPLKSAVEVLSKFPKAKFNETIDLAFRLGVDPKQSDQMVRGTVPLPHGSGKTVRVLVFAKSGPGAEAAKAAGAEYVGFDDMIKKCQEGWADFDVAVATPEAMGEVRKLGKVLGPRGLMPNPKTGTVTDDTGRAVKEVKAGRVEFKIDKAGNIHVPVGKASFTPTQIEENARAVIDAVVKARPNSVKGIYVQTCTLSATMSPAVRLDLKEFSA
- the rplK gene encoding 50S ribosomal protein L11; translated protein: MAKKITGSIKLQIPAGQANPAPPVGPALGQQGVNIMAFCKEFNAKTKDQPGMVIPVVITVYQDKSFTFITKSPPASVLLKKAAGITAGSKEPNKEKVGKVTRKQVLDIVKLKMKDLNATSEEAGFRVVSGTARSMGIEVVG